TTGCGCGGTGACAAGTTGGTATCGGTCCGTACTCACCTGTGCTTCCAGTTGTGCGAGGTCACTTTTGGCAATACTTCCGGCATTCAGAAGTTCCTGTCCGCGGTCGCGCTGCGCAATGGAAACTTGCAGGGTGTTTTCGTTTACTCTGACAGATTCGGCTGCATAAAGAATCTGGATATACACTTGGGCGATGGATTCCTGAATATTATTTTCGGAAGTCGCCACATCCAGCTCGGCCATCTGATTGTTCAACTTTTCCTGTTGGATGGTCTTCAGCCGTTTATTACCATTATATAGAGTCCATGAAGCATTCAATCCATAATTACCGTTGTAGCTCGTTTTGCTGTTGCTACTGATAATTTCGCTACCGCTCACCCGGCTACTCGTCTCTTGGTACGGACGATTCACCACCTGTTGGCTGCTAGAAAACGAAAGACTGGGGAACAAGGCAGCTTTAGCTGTCTTCACATCAATCTGCGTGCTGGCCGCAGTTATCCGGTTTTTCCGAATCGTGATGTTCTGCTCCTTTGCGTAGTCGATGCATGACTGCAAATCCCATTGAGCCGGAATCTTCGTTTCTTTCAGCGTATCGACTTGCAGCGGAGAAACCTGGGCAGATATGCCGGATAGCATACCTGCTCCAAGAAATGTCATCACTGTCAATCTTCTTACATTTATCATATTCATACTTCTATTGATTTACTGTTAGCGAAGGTACGTACATATTATATATGCCGCAAAAACGATAGACGGATGACGTTATTTCGCCGTTAAATGATTTTTTTCTGTCGATAGGTAGTTTTTTGAAGAAAAACACGACAAATCTTGCAACTTTTTTGACTACTTGTTTGTTTTAATTATAAAAAATGTATATTTGTACTCATTACAAATTATAACGTAAACATATGAAGAATACACTGCTTACGATCTGGAACTTCTATTTGGAGGGCTTCCGTAGTATGACCTTAGGGCGCACCCTATGGGTTATTATATTGCTGAAATTGTTCGTCATGTTCTTCATCCTCAAAATGTTCTTTTTCCCTAATTTCCTCGGTGATCACCCCACCGATGCCGATAAAGGTACATACGTGGGAAATGAACTGATAGAACGTGCCATCCCTGATAAATCTACTGATTTTTAACTCTTAAACTACATAGGATTATGATTGAAAGTATTGACACCTCGCTGATCGATTGGTCGAGAGCCCAATTTGCGATGACAGCCATGTACCACTGGATTTTTGTTCCCCTCACACTCGGACTGGCAGTGGTGATGGGAATCATGGAGACGTTGTATTATAAAACAGGCAATGAATTTTGGAAAAAGACTGCCCAGTTTTGGATGAAACTTTTCGGTATAAACTTTGCCATCGGTGTGGCAACGGGGTTGATTCTGGAGTTTGAGTTCGGTACGAACTGGAGCAATTATTCGTGGTTTGTAGGCGATATCTTCGGTGCTCCGTTGGCTATTGAAG
The Bacteroides luhongzhouii DNA segment above includes these coding regions:
- a CDS encoding DUF4492 domain-containing protein, producing MKNTLLTIWNFYLEGFRSMTLGRTLWVIILLKLFVMFFILKMFFFPNFLGDHPTDADKGTYVGNELIERAIPDKSTDF